The segment CTGGGTTGGAAGATGCTAAAGCGAACCGTTCCCGTCCTGTAGCCGATGTATTTGCCGATTTAAGACGAGAGTTATAAAACGATGGCTGAAGCCTATGCTGTAAAAATTTCCACTCAGGCAGAAGAACAGATGCAGAAAATCACACGCTACATTGCTTCTGAACTGAAAACCCCGGATGCAGCACTAAATCTATTGGATGCATTAGAAGATGCGATTTCTTCTCTCTCCGATTTTCCACAGCGAGTTGCCCTTACTGAAGAAGAACCGTGGCACAGCTATGGAATTCGTAAAATGCCCGTTAAAAATTTCCTAGTATTTTTTTGGATAGACGAGGATCATTTAAAAGTTCAAGTAACCGCTGTTGTTTACGGAAAACGTGACCAGATACGCCAGCTTTCACAGATGGATATGGAATAAGCTAATATACTTTAGCCCTTTTACCGTTATGTTGGAAAGGTTTCTACATATTTTGTTGTCAGTACTTGATAGCCTGATGTCTAT is part of the Oikeobacillus pervagus genome and harbors:
- a CDS encoding type II toxin-antitoxin system RelE/ParE family toxin, producing the protein MAEAYAVKISTQAEEQMQKITRYIASELKTPDAALNLLDALEDAISSLSDFPQRVALTEEEPWHSYGIRKMPVKNFLVFFWIDEDHLKVQVTAVVYGKRDQIRQLSQMDME